The sequence below is a genomic window from Oreochromis niloticus isolate F11D_XX linkage group LG3, O_niloticus_UMD_NMBU, whole genome shotgun sequence.
TCCacaccatctcagccttgcttctctaactttgtctccaaactgctctaCCTCATTTCTTGTTCTCGCCATCCCTTCCAGTGAAGATCTTAATACATTCAGCTCGGCCTTCTGTCATTTTATCAGTGCCATaatctccaaaccatacatcacagcgggtctcactaccatcttatacaccttctctttcactcttgctgccaTGCTTCTGTAACAAATCACCCTTGACACTCGTTTCCATCCTCTCCACCCTGCCTACACtatcttcttcacctctcttgtgcactgtccgttactttggatggttgaccccaggtattGAACCTCATCTACCGCCACGTTTTTACTCCTTGCAAGTTCACCTGTCCACCTCCCTCATTCTCACACATGCATTCTCTCTTACTTACTTCCTCTTCCTTCTAGGctctcctccacctgctccctTCTCTCATTATGGGCCAcaacatcatctgcaaacattATATGACTTACTGATTCTGAACCGTAGTTTCCATTTGAAGCGTATGTTTTataatattacatttattttgagtTTAAATTTATATTTCTAAGTTTTTTTAAGgatataaaatgattttttttgcaCCGACTTTTCCAGCCTCTGGAGGGCAGCAGGCAGACATTTGACTGTTCCCTGTCACGTGACAAGGTCAGTAGTTCCGGGGTCAGCGCTCGCTCAGCTAACATCCAGCAAACCGTTAACGATAACACGGAAACAGAACGAGCTGACGGTCCTCTCCTCCGGGAGTTCTCCTCTACTACCAGCGCACCTCCTGCCTCCGGATCCCAGCTGTTCCCGCCTCTTCCTCCGTCCTCCTGGTCCGGACCGGTCAATAAGCCTGAAGCATGTCGGCAGTGCAGCGGATGAAAGTGGCGAACGAGCGACACAGCAAGACGATCACACAGCGGGGACACGTCCAGAAAACGTCGGTAAGGAAACAAGGGCTAAAAGCTGACCCGTTAACTTGGACTCGGCGTGTGGTCTGTAGATGTGATGTTCCTGTAGTGTGCCTGTAAAtgcgtttatttagtttatttaggGTCGAGATTCGCGGCCAGGAAGCAGCGAGGGAGCTAGCAGCTAGCTCGCTAAGCTAGCCTTGGAGCTCTGTTACCATCAGAGTCGCCATCATCCCGCATGTAATTGTTATTTAAAAACCAGTGAAAATGGTGGGATAGTAGCACAGGTCCCGCTGCTGGCTCACTGTGAGTGGCAGCTTGTGTATCAGCTTAAAGAGAGCCAGAGTGCTTCAGGAAATGTGGAGCTTTAACGCGCCTGTACGCGTCCGCTCAGCTgtaatttgagttattttaacattttaaagttttattgtcCGTTTTCGAGTCGTAAAGCACACAGAAAGCTGTCGTCTCTTGGGGGGCTTTTGGAGGCTTTCGTCGTCCACCCCCCTCCTGTTTGGTGCGGTGTAAACAGAGAAAGTGGGCGGAGGCGTGCGGGTCAGTGCGCACATTTAAAACACGAGTTTGTGTCAAAGACGCTGCTGTTGGTGAATCACACGCAGGCCGAATTTAAGAACGAGCCTCACGCTGTTTAAATACAGGTCAGCTGTTCGCTTTTGACCGTGCAGACAGAGAGCAGCGTTAAATGAGCTGTTTTCTGAACGGAGTCTGGTGCAGACTGGCTGCTGGGCTGTTTGGCAGGATGCTGTCAGGTCTAACAGAGTGTGAGCAcacagagctgtgtgtgtgttccctgTGAGCTGTTATGagtctaacacacacacagtcggcCTACTCTAAGGGAGTCGCGATTTCAACACGGCAGCATTTATTATTGTGAGGCGATTTAATTTGAgagattttacacttttaacgGGCGTCTCCACTGGATTTGACGTCGTATTTTCACGTATAACTTAAAACTTTCCACTTCTTTTATCCAGTGTGTGTTTCTAGTTATAACGCTGCTGTACTTGTTGCTCTGTGTTGCTGAATATCTTCATTTTAAATCtgcacagtttcttttttttaactaattcAAGTGATTAGAGGTGGAAACCCAAAATTATAAgtaaatatttttgtgtttttggtatTTTCTCCCCATTTTCAATCACTGAAACACTCTTTCAGGGTGTAAACAAGCTCAAAGAGCTGTGACACCATGAGTCCAGCTGCTTTATGCATCATCATTCTCTCTTAGCACAGACAGGAGTGTGTAATCTCATTTAAATTTGAGCAGTACAGTAACTGCAGTAAAAGAGTACTTTCAGCTTACAAGCTTACAGTTGAGACTTCAACACAAtgcaaaaacccccaaaactcaGGAGCTCTGCATAACCTCAGAGAACCGGTGTTATTAATGTCACCTgcagtgttgctggagtttCGTACGCCATCAGCAGGCACGCTAGCACAGGATATTTTCACTCTGTGGTGGGCGATTGTGACAAAACCACAGTTTGCCTTGATTTAGTTGATGCAGAGTCTGTCACACCTTACATAACACAACTActtgttgtgttttctgtttgatgaaTGAAGATGTATGTTATGTTTGAATACTTACAAAACCTCTCTTAAAATTATGGTAGGTAAGGATAAGGATGagttaaactaaaataaaagacTGAACAGCTTATTGTCGACATTTAAAACTGGCCTAACAGTCGGATGCAGCGAAATAAATAGATTGGGGAACAGCTTTTACCCCTGAGCTGTGGTCTCCATCACCTCCACCCAATATACTATAATAACTTGCACGGATAATAACTTTCAGGGCTCTCAAGAATCATTGCCTCAGATTTAATAATCcgtttgttattgttattattgccTATTTGTTGATTTTTActatttgtgttgttgtttttttctgatggGCGTAGCGGAGGTGCCAGTTTAAATTTTGTTGTGCTTATATGATGACAATAAAGATTATTCTGTTCTGTCGTACACATTTTAGCAGTTTAATTATTCACTAATAAAGTACATCAATCATCGTCATCACAACACTCAAGCTAAATGATGTGTCGGTACCGAAGCTCAGAGGGCGCAAATGAGAAGTTACGGCAATCGACCAATGCTGAGGCTGTACTGGGGCCTTTACACGGTCCCTGCTGCTCAGTCACTTGGAGCTAACTTTAGCTTATGTTACTGCAGCCTTCATATCAAAATGTGTGTAAACAGTGTGCATTACTAGGCAACCACGTGTGCCATAACTGTCCATTGctgcgtttattattatattaacatgATGTCTTTAGCGGTTTGAGCTATAAGTGGCCTTCCTGTTATACCACGTATTGCAAATAATAAGATGATGGGTTTTATTTTCACAGGGTTACatgatttaaacttttttaaaggTCTAGTctttaaaacaaatcaaactgGGATCAGCTTGGAGCTCTGAGGCATGAATGGATCTCCATCAGTCAGGGTTTGgccctgatgatgatgaactACAGACATTATGAAGAAGGTgaacactgtaaacactgattATTCACAGAAATCTTTTCATTTCCTAGCAGAAGTCTTTGAAACGTGACAACGGTTACAGCAGGGACGTTAGCTGTTCTGTTTGTTCGTCCCGTTTACAGTTCGGTTTCTCCGGTTGACTTTGGTTTTGTTGGGGACTTTAAATTTTTTCCTGTTAGCATCAGACCTGCCAAGACTCCCAACTCACCTGTTACGAAATTGAAATTTTTCAGCTCGTCTGTCTCTGCAACATGGTAACCCACCTGATTCAAGGTGTGTGCACGGGTAGACAAACCAGTCAGAACTGTCTTACTGGATGTTTCTCTGCTTTACTCACATTGCTGCATAAACGAGGCTTTAGGATGCACAAAAAGTACATTTTAGGATTAAGCAAGTGAAATGTGTGAAACAAAGTTGCATATAGTGTAAAAAGTGTAAAGGGATCATAAGAGAAGTGttgtaaaaatacaaaagacGCCTGTTTTCACCATGAGGTGTAATCATTATCATCAGAATTAAGAGCCAAGTTCTACGTAGAAGTAAAACTCGAAAGGGTTCCTCACGGGAGGCTTTTAACGGCACGTGGTTTCATGAGGGTCCCAGCAGCCTACAAGTGACTGGCTGTGGTCACGTCCGCACGTCCAGACTCAAGAATACTTAACAATGTGCAGGAGAAAAGCAGCAAATGACCATTttgaccgtgtgtgtgtgtgtgtgtgtgtgtgttttccagcGGCCAGTAAACGATGAGAAGTCTCCGGTGGGCCCGTGGCTGCTCGCTCTGTTCGTCTTCGTGGTTTGTGGATCAGGTGAGTTTCTTCCCCATAGGTGCTCCAGATGTTGATACAGATGCCGATGCAGACTCAGATTTAGGACGTGCTCTGCTTCCTgctcagctgatctcatctctGTGGCTTTTCTTCGGAACTTTATCAGCTTTGGAAACTCTGAGTCACATTTTTTCCCAGAAGTTTTGTCTTCAGCCTGCAGGTTAGGGAGTCAGAGTCTTCCTGTGACAGATTACACTTTTATCGCCAGCCAGTCAGGACTTGCCATCTCTAACATCCTGCTAGTGTTTGGTAACACATGTCAAAAACACTCACATTTAAATAGATTGGAAATAGCTGTCCTGCTGTTCTCAGCCTGTTTTTAGATTGTACGTCACAATAGAATCTGTGTTTGTGCCGTGGCTCTGAGGCACGATGCTGGTTTGGTTTTCTCATGATGTTCCTGCTCATTAGCAGATTAATGTTGCTTCTACCAGCAGCAGAAGAGTTGACTGTGTTCGTATTAAAGGAAGTATTAGAGTTACTGGAATAAAGAGGCTTTTCTTAAGGACAGGAAGTTGATGCTGGCGAAGTCTCATATTTgagactaaaaataaatgttcagaTTGCTCAATCTATTTAGGcgcatgtgtgtgaataaaaagtATTATAAGGCTCAACACACTGTTGTTGTGTCAAACAGACATCTCACCTACAACAAACCCAggtgaagagagaaaaaacagtttAGCAGCGATCATTACTGTTGATAAAAGGTCCTTTATTAAAGCACCTGCTCATCACATTTAATGCAGTGTGTTTAGCTGTAATACCTGCAGTAGGTAGGTGGGCTGATGGGCCGTATAATATAAATAGGACCGTTGATAAAGTGTAACCATATAGTTCATTAAGTAGATCAGTAGGTAGGTATGTGGATCATTAGACAGGTAGTAAGGTGAGTAGGTAGGTATAATGGCAGGTAGGCACCTATGGGTGGCTATGTAGGTAGTTTGGTAGATGGATGCATGTAACATAACCACGACAGACCCAGCGATGTTTGCATGCATTgcatttttccattttattgtTCCACTGTTGCTGATACAACACCTCTCGGCTGCAGCGTCCCAGCTGCCAGCCACACGTACACAATAACAACCCTGATATGCAGGACACAGCACACTTTTAAcccggcgaggcgtgattgtgGATGCCCTGCAGGTGCGTTCACACCGccgaccacgccccgccacaatGCAGTAGGTTAGTTAGTAGGTAGGTGAATCTGCACGTAGCTCGGACGGTAACTGTGTAGGTAGATACACACATAGAGGAGCATGCTTCCCACTGAGTTGTGGCAGATGTTCTTCTAACATAACTCTTTAATGGTTTGTGATCTTAGGATGCAAGCTTGTGTGGTGTGAAACCCTAATgtttcactttttcactttaTCTAGAATTCAAGCTGCTCTTTGCTCATATTTGTGGTTTTATAGTTCTGTATGTGTTCAGTGGGTGACCGTTCAAGACTACATGCTGGTCAGTGGCAGCTGGGCTCTTTTATAAGAATGTGGTTTGGCATCGTGTTGCTGAAATAAGCAGAATCTTCAGTGGAAAACACATCTGGATGGCAGCGTATAAAAACTTGTCAACACCTCTAATATGTTTTTTCACATTATCAAATGGTCTTAATCAACTGTTTAATAATTTAGCCTTTTCACTATGCAGCTTTAATGATAACTGAGACATTTAATGAATGATGGTGTCAGTGCTGCATTAGAAACTGATCTGATTCTGTGTGTGCTCAGGAACATTAGCCGTGGCTCAACACGGCATCCACACCTGAAGAAACACTGCTCTGAGCCCGGGCTCGTTTAAGGTGGAATCCTGTGCTTATTTCAGCGAGAGTTTTCTAACCCACACTCTGTCCCAGCATCATTGCTTCATAGTTAGCCCTCACAGACTCGAGGAGCTTATGAAACAAAAACTGTGCTTTTATTTACACTTAGAGAAACGTTGCTATAAACACGTCAGTCATGACTGAGTGTGCTTAGTCTTCGGAGGGTTAGTGTTCTTTTTAAGACTCCACTGCGAGCTGGTGACAAGGCTCGCTGTTGAGAAACACGTGTGAAACCACACGAGCAGCTGCAGAGTGATAACGCACAGAGACTTCTCTATTTGCAGCCAACGACAGTGCACATCACCTCGCCATTTCAAACGTGTTCACACGTTAAACTGCGAGCATGATTCGTGCGATCTTATCTGTGCTGCACAAGCTTGTTCTGTACCTCAGTTTCATAACATTTATCTTCTTTAAAATAAAGTCGTTAGTGTTATGTGACAAACACAGGCGGCTACAGCACTCCAGCCCTCGGAGTAAAACACAGGAAGCAATCGTGGCTCGCTGCTTTGCTTCGGTTTGTGGTTGTTTTTTGAGCGTCTGTGCCACAACTTTTAAGTTTGATTCACTGAGCAATAAAATCAGTTGAAACAGGAGTCGGCGTCTCTCTGATGTCTTTACGGATGAGCTGGTTTTGTGTCACGTGACCTGCTGCTAATGCCTCCTTTGTGTTTGTTACAGCCATCTTCCAGATCATCCAGAGCATCAGGCAGGGCATGTGATGACCTTTGACCCCGAAGATGCTGAGCCTGATGCATGGAGGGAGGGGCACATCGccttcaaaacacacacacaaacacacacactctctcacacacacttgtaCCTGTGGAGTCTGGactcttccctctctctctgcagcaCATCGTCTGTTTGTTTACTCCCGTCTCTCTCGATGAAGCTGATCGATCACATATTGATAATTGGTTCCTGTCAGATGAAGTCTTAAATCCTCTTCCTGTCGGTCGTCCAGCTGCTCTCTCTCGTCTCTGCTGCTTTTCTCAGTCCTCGGTTTAAAGGGACAAAGCGCTGTTCTTCCTGCTGTCGGCTCATTAATCATAAATCCTGTGAACGCGCCTCGTTTCTCAGACCGTCACTCAGTCTTTAGGACCCTCGTGATTTTCAGTCTGAGCTCATTTACTCAGAAAGACATCATACTGTGAATCGTTTTAATAACAGGACAAAGGTTAAGTTCAGACAGATGTTTACATGCAGCACGCCTCAGATTTTAAACTTTTTGTACATTGAAGCCTGAGAAGAGCAGCCCAGCCTGGAAgacttttaatgtgaaaaaaaaaagaatgtctTCCAAATTAAAAGTCTAACACACACCTGTTTTAGTTTCAGTTCATATTGATTGTATTTGTTgtgaattttgtatttttgtcaaTAATAGTTCAGTGATTTATGTGATTTTGAGTCCTGTTGCTAACCGCTGTTTTGTTTAATGACTGCTTATTACTTAGTGTTTCAaatgtgaaacaaacaaaaagaacaaatctATTTATTTCTGAAGAGCCGTTTAATTCATTCCGCTGATTATTCAGTCACATATCATAAGTGTTAATATTAGAAACGgtttaaagacaaacatttaCTTTAAAGAAACAATTTTAGCTTTTCCTCTGGAGCTCTTTAGTTTCAACCACAGCTGTTACTCTAATCTCTCCTCTGGTAACTTTCACTTACATTTAGTGCATCTTCTTCACAATAAACCCTGCATGAGCTGTGATTGGTTATATTTATGATGAATTAAAGAAACAGTTAAGTTACagataaaatgtttattttgaacTCAGGGTAGAAATCTGCAGATTGTGTCTATCAGCAGCACGTCTCTCATccaaaacaacactttttttcagtgtgaaacaggaaatacatgaATCGCATGAAGAAGTCAAAACTTCATCTTCTAACTGTGAGCGCTAGTTACAAATGTCTCACGGGGCCTCGTAAATTCTTTTAGCTCTCTGATTTTCAGAGGTCCAAAGTCGTTCAAAGTAAATGAACCTGGGCGTCATCTGACGTGCAGATGAAGTGATGAACAGACTGTCAGCAGGGTGAAAAGATGTTGAATTAaagcacacaggaagtgattgTGAATGCAGGTTCATG
It includes:
- the zgc:85858 gene encoding stress-associated endoplasmic reticulum protein 1, translated to MSAVQRMKVANERHSKTITQRGHVQKTSRPVNDEKSPVGPWLLALFVFVVCGSAIFQIIQSIRQGM